AACTCTTAAAACTTAAGCCATGTACCAGCATGTTTAGAAAACTATATGGTAACTAGATTTGAgtgtaattatttaattactctTGTAATTACTTTAATTTCTACCCGTCCACAAAGAATTGGAGAGTGTACTTAGGGTGTTTTAATTACGCTCAATTCAATTGGACTCACTAATTAGAGCGATTGCTCAAATATGCCACATATGTGTAATTATAAACAATTACAGTAAAATCTAATTATTAAGTGGCTTTCTAaacattgttaaaaaattataaattgaaatgatattattaaaataaaatgaaggataatcaagctttttttttaataaataactacccattaaaaataattactcatttaaaattttaaaaaaatttaacttattattttaaataaattaaaatgtctaattaaaaatattttatattttacattcaaattatttttaaatagaaaaagtaTTATTTTCTTGCATGCTCTGAATGTTATGAATTTGaatctaaaatattatttaagtttttgattTAGTTTGTATCacaatttaattgaatatcaattattgggaaataattaaatatttattatttttataaagtaataaattaatataagggTTGTTAACAAGACcgaagttaaaaattttgtttaggAGACCgagataatattataaaatttgggGCCCAAAGCCGAAagttttgtatttaaaaaatttaaattaaattattaattttttgaaaggGCTAAAATTATAATGTTTCTATTTAATCAAAGgttaaaaatggactaaattaaatcttttaattttggAGAGGGGTTATAAAACAATTTTTTCATTGAGTCAAGGGGGACCAAGGCTACTGGCTAATCCTTTTGGTTACGCCCTTAGTTCTTAAGGGGTATGAGTTGGAGGAAGTTGATGTAGCTGCTCACTCAAACAATCTAAAGTCGCAACTGATATTGAGATGAGGAAAAAAGAGACTACATAGGGTTTTGGGAAAGGAAATGTAAGTTAGTGAAGTTTGGATAGGTATTTAAGAAGGCACTTATAGGCCATGTGTTCTCTTTTGATTGGTGAATCAACGTAAATCTTTCCTTAAGTTAATTATATGACTTTATTAGATAAAATTGTAAGATATTAGCAACAAGTGATAGTGACCTTATTGGGGTGATTGAGCTTGGTGAGGAATGGTGATTAGTAAGATAGTCCCCTCGGTGAGTCTTAGTGAAGTATATGTAATAATTACCTTCAAGACGAAGGGGTGATCATAAGTGACCTCCCCTGAGACAAACAACAACTACCCCTTTTTACCTGCGTCAAGTGATCCTCTACATCCATATATTTTTCTCTTATGCTAAAATATATTATCTCTAATGTTGCTTAAGGCAGAGAGTAATTCAGAAATTGAGGGGATCTGGATTAGTAAATTCTGCCCTACAATATCACGCTTACTGTTTGCAAATGACATTTATTTTTCAATGCTTCCATAGGCACATGTAGGCATCTTAATTTGAACAATTATTTTTGAGTATCTGGACTATCCATCAATCATAAGAAATCAGTTGTTCTTGAGGTATTCTGGGGTTGAAAAGTGTCGATAGTTTTATGGATATGTATGGAAGTATAGCTTTACGGGCCAGTTTAATGTCAAAGAGGCATGTAAGTTCATAGAACAAAGTAATGAAGGAACTGAGGAGTGCCAACAACGGAGGTTCAATTGGGAGACTGTTTGGAATATTGGGAATGAAACACGATGCCCACTGTGCTCAACTGAAGAAGATTTCTTGTGTACGAGTTGTGTAATAATCCTCTGGCAAGTACGGAAGCACAGGAATGCTGTTTGTTTTTCTAGAGAACGCCCTAACCCGCTCACAGTACATCAAGTACGTGGTTACGGCGCAAGTATATATGATGTGACAGAAGAATGCAGACAATCAAAAGATCAGATCAATGTTGAAAATGGACTTCGGGGTCGGCTATGTGGTTCCATCggaatatttttcttttttatggctAATCCAACAAACAAATCTTACGGTGAGGCCATTGTTATTGGAGATTAATTCTCATTCAAGCTGTCCAACCTTCAAGTTTTATCACTGTACTTCCATCCTCTATTAAATTTTgtcccttttcttttgtttcaaagctaaattttctttgttgaattttgttgttttattttttttactgcatttgttcaattttaatttcaaataatttcaagaaaaattttaatgattttttatacttaatttgaatatgtgaCAATAATAAGTTATATGTAGTTTTTATTTTTCgtgtatttatttcattaaataaaatttccaagttaatttattaatttttaatatttataaattaaattattgctagctattaaaataaaaatatttgaaagaatttattattaatttatgttctcaaattatcaaaattaatattgagttataaaatttaattaaaaatcaaagttagtggtaaaatttaataaaattcaaagtttaattaaaaaatttaatcacataaaagTTGAGTAGCAAGTTtacacatatttttaaaatataatagcaAATATCAATGATAGTGGCAAATTTTAATATTCACCTATAATGCATTGTGGTTTGGACTAGATCAGATCGATCGATCAGACCAGGAACTAGTACAAACCTTTTGAACCGATTGaatcatatttattaattttttaatcgaaTTGGTTAAACTGTTCAGATCGACTAGACTGGCAAACTGATAGCCTAACCTGTTCAACCACCAGTCCGATTTAAAAAACTTTGCATATGACAAATCTCCAGTTTAATCCAAAAAATTTGAGCTTCTAtaaaatcttttaatttaaaaaaaagttcaaaattctTTTGCATCtttaacttttctaaatttttattgaacttttaattgttataatttttttaatgttttagattttttttatgattttgtagcttttaaattttgatttttttttctataatttttggaattataatTCTTAGTgatgatttttagaaaaaattaaattgaatttactataatttttaaattatcttttgtcatgacatataagataaaataatgtcACATAAATAATAAAAGGTTAATGGTCAATTTGACCCAAATTAAAGAATAAGGTCAAATTGAATTAAAGTGTAAAGCTCAAGAGTTATACTTGCTATTGTGCATTATATATAAAACACCCTTTAACAGCATAATTTTAACAGAGAATATTTTACTTTCATCTGAAATAGAGTATGCAGACTACAATGATACTTTTACCTAAAACAAGATCGACTTCTTGAAAAATAATGCATGCAATATCTTCGACTTCTTTGTATTATGATATATCCACAGCTTAATTGTTATGATAGACAGTAGACATTGACTTCAATAAGGGAAAAAGTGCCAAAATTTTTATGAGAAAACTGGTTCGAGAAACTTAAGAAGGTATGGCACTGGAATCGGCTGCTGATGGAATTTTAGAAGAAGTTTGTTGGTTGTCACTGTTGAGGAATGAGTTGAGAAGGGACAGCGAAGGAGATGACAGAGATACCTGATTCTGATGCAAGAATCAAAATGTGGACTGCCATTACAACTCTGCAATTCAACTTGGAACGAATCAGAACCTTTCTTGGTTAATACATAGAAAGAATAAAATCCAGTGGCCTCTTCGTTGTTTTCTTTTGCCAATTCAGTATTTCCTACCCTGACCATGCAAATATGATATTATTATACACTTCCTTGCCTTCTATGTATATGTACTATACAAGCAGGTAGATTTTACACTTGGTAAATCAACCTACTGCATTACCAAAACATGTCCACCCAGCTGCTACTTTGATATAGTGATCATCGAAGATCTATGACATCAAACTTCACACTTGGATTCATATACACATCTGTACAGGCATTATAGATGGAGCCCCCATCAGGAGGTGGATTGTGTGGATGAAAGCCACGTTGCTGGCACTGTCTGATGACTGACATGCCACCAGGAGTCGTCAAACGAAAAATCCCATGTTTTCTGCACTCATAATCAGAGGGATCAAAAGTAAAACACTAATTGCATAAGATATAGCAAAGATCCAAAGTCATTAATCATTAGAATATGCTTCTCACCTTGAACTATCTGTTGGTGCCATTACTATCGCTACAGCTTCTGGCAACATAATCTACAAATACACAATCATTTCCGGCACATATAATGACCAATATGTCCATATCAATCTGCTTCTCTACAGGAAATGATAAGCTCACGGAGATCCTGCTAAAATATTGATCTAGGGATTTTCCAAATAAAGGAGAAAATGTAGTTTTACCGAGTCTAATCTCTCTTCCAATTTCACAAACAGAATGCTATAGAGTAAACAGACACAAATAGATTCAGAATACATAAAGAGATTCAAGAACTACAAAATGAAGAATGTTAAAAAGGGAATGATCCTGTCCTCGGCCTTCTAAATAGTGGAGATATCCACTACTTGGACTTACAAATAAATATACGGTCAAGATTTGTTCAAATCATTTTCTCCTTTTAAATTAATTTCCATTTACCTTTACAACTGAATTAATATCAGTCATAAATTAAGTTCCACGTGCATTCTAAATCATGGGACGAAGTAAGGGATTCTCTGCTACCTTTTAGCAGAGAGGTCCTTACCCATTACAAAGTAAAAACACAGATACCTAAAAGGAGAAAGACTTCATTTTCACTTGATCCAACCAGTCTATACACTTCACACAGATTTCATTCATTCCCTGACAGTTTCTTGTGCCAGACACTGTCTGCACTTCAAGATATAAGCACAAAAAAGGACTATTcaaattaaataccaaaatgatATTAGCAGCTACCTAAATAAAGAACTggaaaaaataaacataaatgaatCGATAACTAAAAGGCACTACTTTTATTATGATACCAAGAGGAACATACCTGGTATGAGTAGTGAGTATGAAGATCAATTGATGACATGAAACATGACTGAGTAGGATGCGTCTGGGGATTGAAATATATGGTCAAGATGGTCAGCATAAGGACTATAAAACACCGGTCCcctcaaacattaaaaatatattgttgAAAAATACCTATTAGACATGCAAATGTCAAGTAAAAGAGTGGAAGAAATCTGACAGATACTTGGTTATATATTACTTGGTATTAATGTCCTCTATTCCTATTTTATGACATAAGATCTTGATAAACAGACTTGGAAACAAAGATTTCATTCATTTACTCCCCTTCCCTTCTATAATGGCAAACATAGAAAGGATACTGGTTCTGTTCATACACATTACAGATTAAGGAGACATATTAAGCTATGTAAGCACCTCTAATTTATAGTACTATAAAGCTCCTTAATTAGTTTTGGTATCACCAATCAAGTGGGACCAACCTTACAAAGAAAAAACATAAATAGTGAGGTCAAAGAGCCCATATTTTTAACCCACTTCTCCCTACTCCATCCTAAAAATGCTTATTTATGGAGATGGTTCCTCCTTATCAAGTGTTCATTTATGGTttcatggacacatgaaaaatgTCTTTGTAAAagtatatttttctaaaataatgtATGAACTCTATGCCAActttatcaaatataaatatcttcAGGAAGTagagaatagaaaaataaaacaaggtTCTATCAAGCTTTCTCAAAACTAGGTTATCAAGTTCACAGATGGACCAAGGTAAACTATATTCTAACTGAACTTGTTTATTAAATGACTTCGAAATTGTGCTCAACTTACCACTAAGGAAGGTAAACTCAATTTATAACTTATCAGAAGATCAATTATAAGGTGAAGCGAGTAGACTATGAAACACTTACATGAATCCAGCCCAGGGGGAAGAGAGATTTCTTATCCTGCACTTCAAATATTTCCTCCTCATTTGTTGTCTGGcactaataaaaaaaaaaggtaaaatcaaAGGAATCACATAACATGCTAAAGAagagtaaaaaaagaaaagagaatctTGATCGATGGAAGAGAAGTGAAGTTGAATATGATAAATCCACAATGAGACAGCCATACCGAGTTAGATGTTGATTCCTGCTTCGGGATAATAAGAGCTGTAACATAGAACTTTCTATTTTTCTGCAGAACAGTATCACATTAAAACTTACGTATTGTATTGTGTCAAAGGCAAAACAAAGCTCTTAAGGCATCGGCACTTACAAGGGAACCTGCAAGAACACCACAAGTTTCTAAATTCCTATCAGTATTTGATTTAGCCAGCTTCATGAAGCTTTCCATCATTGTGGTTGCCTGCAACAGCCAATGTCAAATCAAAACATTAGGGGTTATTGAGGATAATAACCAGCAAAATATCTCTCATTAGAAAAACTAAATTATGCCATTGTCATTCCAAGAAGATTGATTGTTAATGAAGACAACATAGAATAAACATCAACAGCAAATGTCATTAACTTACAATGTGCAACTCTAGAGGAGATTCAGAATGAACAAGACCATCTGCAGAGGGATTCTCTATTATACAATCTGTCCTGGAGGCCTGGGTAGCATGAACCAAATCTTGTACTTCTGCAAGTACAGGAGGAGGTGATGGCTGTCTGGTAACATTATTATGAACAGGAGCAGTTTCTGATTCTTCAAAAGAAATCATCGGACAAGGTTCATCCA
This window of the Gossypium hirsutum isolate 1008001.06 chromosome A09, Gossypium_hirsutum_v2.1, whole genome shotgun sequence genome carries:
- the LOC107944065 gene encoding AMSH-like ubiquitin thioesterase 1 isoform X2 translates to MLIIGSLSAIITGSPIIFSNSLVSETIPCHRDYGTSLKYQKVYLKKRLINALTELEDLKPQVQQKINELNRIYTYQSTSLEQSAVKNQNLTYYGVTKAVRPAARELGYYGSRTQQLSYSNPMEVQFRRMSLNLLRPKEETLSKHSILGPNGLYGQWQPPRSDKGVKYPSDVDLTPVEFPSLQRPIENELPGRNDHSNSEPEASSIESILSVDNYVNSEKSHVDEPCPMISFEESETAPVHNNVTRQPSPPPVLAEVQDLVHATQASRTDCIIENPSADGLVHSESPLELHIATTMMESFMKLAKSNTDRNLETCGVLAGSLKNRKFYVTALIIPKQESTSNSCQTTNEEEIFEVQDKKSLFPLGWIHTHPTQSCFMSSIDLHTHYSYQIMLPEAVAIVMAPTDSSRKHGIFRLTTPGGMSVIRQCQQRGFHPHNPPPDGGSIYNACTDVYMNPSVKFDVIDLR
- the LOC107944065 gene encoding AMSH-like ubiquitin thioesterase 1 isoform X4, whose translation is MLLRFSSLVSETIPCHRDYGTSLKYQKVYLKKRLINALTELEDLKPQVQQKINELNRIYTYQSTSLEQSAVKNQNLTYYGVTKAVRPAARELGYYGSRTQQLSYSNPMEVQFRRMSLNLLRPKEETLSKHSILGPNGLYGQWQPPRSDKGVKYPSDVDLTPVEFPSLQRPIENELPGRNDHSNSEPEASSIESILSVDNYVNSEKSHVDEPCPMISFEESETAPVHNNVTRQPSPPPVLAEVQDLVHATQASRTDCIIENPSADGLVHSESPLELHIATTMMESFMKLAKSNTDRNLETCGVLAGSLKNRKFYVTALIIPKQESTSNSCQTTNEEEIFEVQDKKSLFPLGWIHTHPTQSCFMSSIDLHTHYSYQIMLPEAVAIVMAPTDSSRKHGIFRLTTPGGMSVIRQCQQRGFHPHNPPPDGGSIYNACTDVYMNPSVKFDVIDLR